From a region of the Zingiber officinale cultivar Zhangliang chromosome 10B, Zo_v1.1, whole genome shotgun sequence genome:
- the LOC122029569 gene encoding cysteine desulfurase, mitochondrial-like, producing MTSAVSRLLRRALANAPSRRLSTATAVAASETPLSSLPKGDEAGTISMKGVKISARPLYLDMQATTPVDPRVLDAMLPFYLARFGNPHSRTHLYGWESESAVEASRARVAALVGADPKEIIFTSGATESNNISVKGFMRFHHARKRHVITTQTEHKCVLDSCRYLQQDGFEVTYLPVRPDGLVDLDLLAASIRPDTGLVSVMAVNNEIGVVQPLEEIGRICREKGVVFHTDAAQALGKIPIDVEKMGIGLMSLSGHKIYGPKGVGALYVRRRPRVRIEPQMSGGGQERGIRSGTVPTPLVVGMGAACEIATKEMEYDSKRISALQERLLNGIRARLDGVVVNGSLEHRYPGNLNLSFAYVEGESLLMGLKEVAVSSGSACTSASLEPSYVLRALGVDEDMAHTSIRFGIGRFTTEGEIDRAIEMTVKQVEKLREMSPLYEMVKEGIDIKSIQWAQH from the coding sequence ATGACCTCCGCCGTCTCTCGTCTCCTCCGGCGTGCCCTCGCCAACGCTCCCAGTCGCCGCCTTTCCACTGCAACCGCCGTCGCAGCTTCGGAGACACCTTTGTCCTCTTTGCCGAAAGGGGACGAGGCCGGGACCATATCGATGAAGGGCGTCAAGATATCTGCCCGCCCCCTCTACCTCGACATGCAGGCCACCACCCCTGTTGACCCTCGCGTCCTCGATGCTATGCTCCCTTTTTACCTGGCCCGATTCGGCAACCCTCACTCCCGCACCCATCTCTACGGCTGGGAATCCGAGTCTGCCGTTGAGGCATCTCGCGCCCGAGTGGCCGCCCTCGTCGGCGCTGATCCGAAGGAGATTATTTTCACCTCCGGCGCCACCGAGTCCAACAACATCTCCGTCAAGGGGTTCATGCGTTTCCACCACGCCCGCAAGCGCCATGTAATCACTACGCAGACGGAGCACAAGTGCGTCCTCGATTCGTGCCGCTACCTCCAGCAGGATGGTTTCGAGGTCACCTATCTACCTGTCCGCCCCGACGGCCTCGTTGATCTCGATCTCCTTGCGGCTTCTATCCGCCCCGACACTGGTCTCGTCTCCGTCATGGCCGTCAACAACGAGATTGGCGTCGTGCAGCCTCTGGAGGAGATTGGCCGCATCTGCCGTGAGAAAGGCGTTGTCTTCCACACCGACGCTGCGCAGGCCCTCGGTAAGATTCCCATCGACGTGGAGAAGATGGGGATTGGGCTCATGTCACTAAGCGGGCACAAGATCTACGGTCCCAAAGGCGTCGGCGCTCTCTATGTCCGCCGCCGACCCCGTGTACGGATTGAGCCCCAAATGAGTGGGGGCGGACAGGAGAGAGGCATACGTAGCGGCACAGTCCCAACCCCCCTTGTTGTTGGAATGGGCGCTGCTTGCGAGATTGCAACGAAGGAGATGGAATACGATAGTAAGAGGATATCTGCACTACAAGAAAGACTTTTGAATGGAATCAGGGCGAGGCTGGATGGCGTGGTGGTGAATGGGAGCTTGGAACATCGATATCCAGGGAATTTGAACCTCTCGTTTGCCTATGTAGAAGGGGAGAGCTTGCTGATGGGGCTGAAGGAGGTGGCAGTGTCCAGTGGGAGTGCTTGCACGAGTGCCAGTCTTGAACCCTCCTATGTACTGAGGGCCCTTGGTGTGGACGAGGACATGGCTCACACATCTATCAGATTTGGTATCGGCAGGTTCACCACAGAAGGCGAGATTGACAGAGCAATAGAGATGACAGTGAAGCAGGTGGAGAAGTTGAGAGAGATGAGCCCTTTGTATGAGATGGTCAAGGAGGGCATCGACATAAAGAGCATTCAGTGGGCACAACACTAA
- the LOC122029571 gene encoding photosystem I reaction center subunit III, chloroplastic-like: MASLSSIPTLSKSLSLKPKAIAFKPRFSSITCSSLPQQPHGGEDSVASSLKAFSAAVALSSILLSSAAAPPPAVADIAGLTPCKESKAFAKREKQSIKKLEASLKKYAPDSAPALAINATIEKTKRRFENYGKFGLLCGSDGLPHLIVSGDQRHWGEFITPGFLFLYIAGWIGWVGRSYLIAIRGEKKPTMKEIIIDVPLASRLLWRGFIWPVAAYRELINGDLIAKDV; the protein is encoded by the coding sequence ATGGCTTCCCTGTCGTCCATCCCCACCCTCTCGAAATCCCTCTCTCTGAAGCCCAAAGCTATTGCCTTTAAGCCTCGCTTCTCCTCCATCACTTGCTCTTCTCTTCCCCAACAGCCGCACGGAGGAGAAGACTCCGTCGCCTCCTCCCTCAAGGCCTTCTCCGCCGCCGTGGCCCTCTCCTCCATCCTCCTCTCCTCCGCCGCCGCCCCTCCCCCCGCCGTCGCCGACATCGCCGGCCTCACCCCCTGCAAGGAATCCAAGGCCTTCGCGAAGCGCGAGAAGCAGTCGATCAAGAAGCTGGAGGCTTCGCTGAAGAAGTACGCGCCCGACTCGGCCCCGGCGCTCGCCATCAACGCCACCATCGAGAAGACGAAGCGGCGGTTCGAGAACTACGGCAAGTTCGGCCTCCTCTGTGGCTCCGACGGCCTGCCGCACCTCATCGTCAGCGGCGACCAGCGGCACTGGGGCGAGTTCATCACCCCCGGCTTCCTCTTCCTCTACATCGCCGGCTGGATCGGCTGGGTCGGCCGGAGCTACCTCATCGCCATCAGGGGCGAGAAGAAGCCCACCATGAAGGAGATCATCATCGACGTGCCGCTCGCCTCTAGGCTGCTCTGGCGTGGCTTCATCTGGCCCGTGGCCGCCTACAGGGAGCTCATCAACGGCGATCTCATCGCCAAGGACGTGTAA
- the LOC122029570 gene encoding uncharacterized protein At4g15545-like isoform X2 codes for MTHGGSGGDVESEFHLPDEILAVMPSDPYEQLDLARKITSMAIASRVSKLDLEAVRLRQTVAEKDQTIANLQERISQLDRMFQDTDARLKVALEENITLADERDSLAQTSKKLARDLAKLETFKKQLLLSLNDDNLPQLDTVDIQTDNSSVAYSSSYKDAISFSGPVPYSASGSMDFGGVTLNATKPFGQKPSKTPPIHPRLTPPTTTPKVTSTSGSPRKSAVVTVPKYASGAASPTNTHFENLTAMSPWYPSSKQSSAASSPPRGRSISGRTPRVDGKEFFRQARSRLSYEQFGAFLANIKELNAHRQSREETLRKAEEIFGTKDRDLFLSFQGLLSRNQA; via the exons ATGACGCACGGCGGAAGCGGCGGCGACGTAGAGTCGGAGTTTCACCTCCCGGACGAGATCCTGGCGGTGATGCCTTCGGATCCTTACGAGCAGCTAGACCTCGCGAGGAAGATAACCTCCATGGCGATTGCGTCGCGGGTCTCCAAGCTGGATCTCGAGGCCGTGCGCCTAAGGCAAACCGTCGCGGAAAAGGATCAGACCATCGCCAACCTCCAGGAAAGGATCTCGCAGCTCGACCGCATGTTTCAGGACACGGATGCCCGCCTTAAGGTCGCCCTTGAGGAGAAC ATTACACTGGCTGACGAGCGGGATTCGTTAGCTCAGACATCAAAGAAATTGGCTCGTGATTTAGCAAAG TTGGAGACATTCAAGAAGCAACTCTTGTTGTCATTGAATGATGATAATTTACCT CAACTGGATACTGTGGACATACAGACCGACAATTCTTCAGTTGCATATTCATCCTCATACAAAG atgcaatTTCCTTCAGTGGTCCTGTGCCATATTCTGCCAGTGGATCTATGGATTTTGGGGGTGTGACGCTAAATG CAACTAAGCCATTTGGACAAAAACCCTCCAAGACCCCACCTATTCATCCTCGGCTCACCCCCCCAACAACTACACCAAAAGTAACCTCCACTAGTGGTTCTCCTAGAAAATCTGCAGTTGTTACAGTGCCAAAATATGCATCTGGTGCCGCTTCTCCGACAAATACTCACTTTGAAAATTTAACTGCCATGTCACCATGGTATCCATCAAGCAAGCAGTCATCAGCTGCTAGCTCTCCACCTCGTGGGCGGTCTATTTCAG GCCGTACTCCTCGAGTTGATGGAAAAGAATTCTTCCGGCAAGCTAG GAGCCGTCTCTCTTATGAACAATTTGGAGCTTTTTTAGCTAACATCAAAGAGCTTAATGCTCATAGACAATCACGCGAG GAAACTCTCAGAAAGGCAGAAGAGATATTTGGAACCAAAGATAGGGATCTTTTCTTGTCATTTCAAGGCCTTCTCAGTAGAAATCAAGCCTAG
- the LOC122029570 gene encoding uncharacterized protein At4g15545-like isoform X1, which yields MTHGGSGGDVESEFHLPDEILAVMPSDPYEQLDLARKITSMAIASRVSKLDLEAVRLRQTVAEKDQTIANLQERISQLDRMFQDTDARLKVALEENITLADERDSLAQTSKKLARDLAKLETFKKQLLLSLNDDNLPVSEHTANVNMKQLDTVDIQTDNSSVAYSSSYKDAISFSGPVPYSASGSMDFGGVTLNATKPFGQKPSKTPPIHPRLTPPTTTPKVTSTSGSPRKSAVVTVPKYASGAASPTNTHFENLTAMSPWYPSSKQSSAASSPPRGRSISGRTPRVDGKEFFRQARSRLSYEQFGAFLANIKELNAHRQSREETLRKAEEIFGTKDRDLFLSFQGLLSRNQA from the exons ATGACGCACGGCGGAAGCGGCGGCGACGTAGAGTCGGAGTTTCACCTCCCGGACGAGATCCTGGCGGTGATGCCTTCGGATCCTTACGAGCAGCTAGACCTCGCGAGGAAGATAACCTCCATGGCGATTGCGTCGCGGGTCTCCAAGCTGGATCTCGAGGCCGTGCGCCTAAGGCAAACCGTCGCGGAAAAGGATCAGACCATCGCCAACCTCCAGGAAAGGATCTCGCAGCTCGACCGCATGTTTCAGGACACGGATGCCCGCCTTAAGGTCGCCCTTGAGGAGAAC ATTACACTGGCTGACGAGCGGGATTCGTTAGCTCAGACATCAAAGAAATTGGCTCGTGATTTAGCAAAG TTGGAGACATTCAAGAAGCAACTCTTGTTGTCATTGAATGATGATAATTTACCTGTAAGTGAGCACACTGCAAATGTTAACATG AAGCAACTGGATACTGTGGACATACAGACCGACAATTCTTCAGTTGCATATTCATCCTCATACAAAG atgcaatTTCCTTCAGTGGTCCTGTGCCATATTCTGCCAGTGGATCTATGGATTTTGGGGGTGTGACGCTAAATG CAACTAAGCCATTTGGACAAAAACCCTCCAAGACCCCACCTATTCATCCTCGGCTCACCCCCCCAACAACTACACCAAAAGTAACCTCCACTAGTGGTTCTCCTAGAAAATCTGCAGTTGTTACAGTGCCAAAATATGCATCTGGTGCCGCTTCTCCGACAAATACTCACTTTGAAAATTTAACTGCCATGTCACCATGGTATCCATCAAGCAAGCAGTCATCAGCTGCTAGCTCTCCACCTCGTGGGCGGTCTATTTCAG GCCGTACTCCTCGAGTTGATGGAAAAGAATTCTTCCGGCAAGCTAG GAGCCGTCTCTCTTATGAACAATTTGGAGCTTTTTTAGCTAACATCAAAGAGCTTAATGCTCATAGACAATCACGCGAG GAAACTCTCAGAAAGGCAGAAGAGATATTTGGAACCAAAGATAGGGATCTTTTCTTGTCATTTCAAGGCCTTCTCAGTAGAAATCAAGCCTAG